A window from Bacteroidota bacterium encodes these proteins:
- a CDS encoding alpha-L-fucosidase: MRKKTALVIPLLTLFFSFNSVAQEKYPSPIRPGNESVAPGKFEPTWQSLSQYKVPDWFRNAKFGIWAHWGPQCQAEQGDWYARGMYEEGSNYYKWHVAHYGHPSKAGFKEMIHNWKAENWNPEKLVKLYKKTGAQYFFAMANHHDNFDLWDSKYQEWNSVRVGPKKDILTGWAKAAKKCGLPFGLSVHASHAWLFYEPAQKSDTTGQFAGIPYDGKLTKADGKGTWWEGLDPQALYAQNHKPSMGWGWEWQKGVVTTPSQDYCDKFYNRTMDLINKYNPDLLYFDDTALPLYPISDAGLKIAAHYYNQNMATHHGKLEAVMFGKLLTEEQKKCMVWDVERGAPDKKQDLAWQTCTCIGDWHYNRNVYDQNRYKSAATVIRTLIDIVSKNGNLLLNIPVRGDGTIDDKEVAILEGIAAWMDVNKESIFDTRPWKIFGEGPSVDAVNSLNGAGFNEGKLRYTEKDIRYNLKGNILYATVMGIPTEDISLNALAKNIGTQKIKKIELLGSKEKLSWKINPESLVIRKPNSIPNNIAVVFKISLAQLC; the protein is encoded by the coding sequence ATGAGAAAAAAAACTGCTTTAGTGATTCCTTTACTTACTTTATTTTTTAGCTTTAATTCTGTAGCACAGGAAAAATATCCTTCACCAATCAGGCCTGGCAACGAGTCTGTTGCCCCGGGCAAATTTGAGCCAACCTGGCAATCGCTCAGTCAATATAAGGTTCCGGATTGGTTTCGAAATGCCAAATTCGGTATCTGGGCGCATTGGGGGCCTCAATGCCAAGCCGAACAAGGTGATTGGTATGCGAGGGGAATGTACGAAGAAGGTTCTAACTATTACAAGTGGCATGTGGCCCACTATGGTCATCCTTCCAAAGCGGGGTTCAAAGAGATGATTCACAACTGGAAAGCCGAGAACTGGAACCCTGAAAAACTGGTAAAACTTTATAAAAAAACCGGTGCGCAATACTTTTTCGCAATGGCCAACCATCACGATAACTTTGATTTGTGGGATAGCAAATATCAGGAATGGAACTCAGTACGAGTAGGCCCGAAGAAAGACATTCTAACCGGATGGGCAAAGGCTGCTAAAAAATGTGGCCTTCCTTTTGGATTAAGCGTGCATGCTTCTCACGCATGGTTATTCTACGAACCAGCCCAGAAATCTGATACAACAGGACAATTTGCCGGTATTCCTTATGATGGGAAACTGACCAAAGCCGATGGTAAAGGGACATGGTGGGAAGGTTTAGATCCACAGGCCCTTTATGCACAGAACCATAAGCCGAGCATGGGCTGGGGTTGGGAATGGCAGAAAGGTGTTGTCACTACCCCCTCACAAGATTACTGCGATAAATTTTACAACAGGACAATGGACCTGATCAATAAATATAATCCTGACTTGCTTTATTTTGACGATACTGCCCTTCCGCTTTACCCTATAAGCGATGCCGGCTTGAAAATTGCTGCTCACTATTATAACCAAAACATGGCAACTCACCATGGTAAGTTAGAGGCTGTTATGTTTGGGAAGTTACTGACCGAAGAACAAAAGAAATGTATGGTATGGGATGTAGAACGCGGTGCTCCTGACAAAAAACAAGATCTTGCCTGGCAAACCTGCACTTGTATTGGCGACTGGCATTATAACCGGAATGTGTATGATCAAAACCGTTACAAATCGGCTGCAACTGTCATCCGAACTTTAATTGACATCGTAAGTAAAAACGGAAACCTGTTGCTTAATATCCCTGTTCGCGGCGATGGTACAATTGACGATAAAGAAGTCGCCATTCTTGAAGGAATTGCCGCTTGGATGGATGTGAACAAAGAGAGTATCTTCGATACACGCCCATGGAAAATTTTCGGCGAAGGACCTTCTGTTGATGCAGTGAATAGCTTAAATGGGGCAGGTTTTAACGAAGGAAAACTTCGTTATACCGAAAAAGATATTCGTTACAACCTAAAGGGAAACATACTGTATGCCACGGTGATGGGCATCCCGACCGAAGATATTTCACTCAATGCACTTGCTAAAAATATTGGAACGCAAAAAATCAAAAAAATAGAACTGCTTGGCAGCAAAGAAAAGCTTTCATGGAAAATCAATCCCGAATCGTTGGTAATCCGGAAGCCGAATAGCATTCCAAATAATATTGCAGTAGTATTTAAAATTTCTTTGGCTCAGTTGTGTTAA